Proteins from one Oncorhynchus masou masou isolate Uvic2021 chromosome 12, UVic_Omas_1.1, whole genome shotgun sequence genomic window:
- the LOC135550228 gene encoding collagen alpha-1(XXIII) chain-like isoform X3, which yields MDGKPGAPGPMGSQGMPGPKGDKGPPGRDGSDGLEGQMGPPGRQGEPGNAGDQGRSGLDGLPGMKGEKGDTGDTGPQGDTGLPGEKAVLDSYDIGLGHVFQGPPGPPGPPGGQGPKGESGSHGAPGADGDRGAKGERGDDGMPGVAGEKGERGLTGLTGLVGADSKKGARGDSRFEDNLAQIISIAGPPGPPGPPGLQGFMGHHGMPGPKGEPADIVSGEKGDAGDRGPPGLRGIQGLPGSTGMVGLPGTIGRKGEQGLPGLDGFPGLMGEKGDRGDRGDKGDRGMLGKKGLKGQKGEEGPPGLDQPCPVGRDGLPIPGCSHK from the exons GGTCCACCTGGTCGAGATGGAAGTGATGGATTAGAG GGACAAATGGGTCCTCCTGGACGACAG GGGGAACCGGGGAATGCTGGCGACCAGGGCAGGAGTGGCCTTGATGGACTACCAGGGATGAAG ggggagaagggggacacAGGAGACACAGGGCCTCAGGGGGACACG GGCTTACCCGGAGAGAAGGCTGTTCTTGACTCCTATGACATCGGCCTTGGCCATGTCTTTCAG GGCCCCCCAGGGCCACCAGGGCCACCAGGAGGACAAGGGCCAAAG GGAGAATCAGGCTCACATGGTGCACCTGGAGCTGATGGGGATAGG GGAGCcaaaggggagagaggtgatgaCGGGATGCCTGGAGTGGcaggggaaaagggagagagaggtctgacGGGCCTAACTGGGCTTGTG GGAGCTGACAGCAAAAAAGGAGCGAGAGGAGATTCAAGGTTTGAGGACAATCTG GCCCAGATCATCTCTATCGCAGGCCCTCCAGGGCCCCCCGGACCTCCTGGACTCCAAGGATTCATG GGACATCATGGAATGCCTGGCCCCAAG GGGGAACCAGCCGACATAGTGAGCGGAGAAAAGGGGGATGCAGGTGACAGAGGACCTCCTGGGTTAAGG GGTATTCAGGGTCTTCCAGGTTCTACAGGAATGGTTGGTCTCCCTGGCACCATAGGGAGAAAG GGAGAGCAAGGATTGCCGGGATTGGAT GGTTTCCCCGGGCTGATGGGAGAAAAGGGGGACAGAGGGGACCGAGGAGATAAG GGTGACAGGGGGATGCTGGGAAAGAAGGGACTGAAGGGACAGAAGGGCGAGGAGGGCCCCCCTGGACTGGACCAGCCCTGTCCTGTG GGTCGGGATGGATTGCCCATACCAGGGTGTTCGCATAAG TGA
- the LOC135550228 gene encoding collagen alpha-1(XXIII) chain-like isoform X2 yields MDGKPGAPGPMGSQGPPGRDGSDGLEGQMGPPGRQGEDGQHGMLGPQGPPGLKGEPGNAGDQGRSGLDGLPGMKGEKGDTGDTGPQGDTGLPGEKAVLDSYDIGLGHVFQGPPGPPGPPGGQGPKGESGSHGAPGADGDRGAKGERGDDGMPGVAGEKGERGLTGLTGLVGADSKKGARGDSRFEDNLAQIISIAGPPGPPGPPGLQGFMGHHGMPGPKGEPADIVSGEKGDAGDRGPPGLRGIQGLPGSTGMVGLPGTIGRKGEQGLPGLDGFPGLMGEKGDRGDRGDKGDRGMLGKKGLKGQKGEEGPPGLDQPCPVGRDGLPIPGCSHK; encoded by the exons GGTCCACCTGGTCGAGATGGAAGTGATGGATTAGAG GGACAAATGGGTCCTCCTGGACGACAG GGTGAGGATGGACAGCATGGCATGCTTGGACCCCAGGGGCCTCCAGGGCTAAAG GGGGAACCGGGGAATGCTGGCGACCAGGGCAGGAGTGGCCTTGATGGACTACCAGGGATGAAG ggggagaagggggacacAGGAGACACAGGGCCTCAGGGGGACACG GGCTTACCCGGAGAGAAGGCTGTTCTTGACTCCTATGACATCGGCCTTGGCCATGTCTTTCAG GGCCCCCCAGGGCCACCAGGGCCACCAGGAGGACAAGGGCCAAAG GGAGAATCAGGCTCACATGGTGCACCTGGAGCTGATGGGGATAGG GGAGCcaaaggggagagaggtgatgaCGGGATGCCTGGAGTGGcaggggaaaagggagagagaggtctgacGGGCCTAACTGGGCTTGTG GGAGCTGACAGCAAAAAAGGAGCGAGAGGAGATTCAAGGTTTGAGGACAATCTG GCCCAGATCATCTCTATCGCAGGCCCTCCAGGGCCCCCCGGACCTCCTGGACTCCAAGGATTCATG GGACATCATGGAATGCCTGGCCCCAAG GGGGAACCAGCCGACATAGTGAGCGGAGAAAAGGGGGATGCAGGTGACAGAGGACCTCCTGGGTTAAGG GGTATTCAGGGTCTTCCAGGTTCTACAGGAATGGTTGGTCTCCCTGGCACCATAGGGAGAAAG GGAGAGCAAGGATTGCCGGGATTGGAT GGTTTCCCCGGGCTGATGGGAGAAAAGGGGGACAGAGGGGACCGAGGAGATAAG GGTGACAGGGGGATGCTGGGAAAGAAGGGACTGAAGGGACAGAAGGGCGAGGAGGGCCCCCCTGGACTGGACCAGCCCTGTCCTGTG GGTCGGGATGGATTGCCCATACCAGGGTGTTCGCATAAG TGA
- the LOC135550228 gene encoding collagen alpha-1(XXIII) chain-like isoform X1, with translation MDGKPGAPGPMGSQGMPGPKGDKGPPGRDGSDGLEGQMGPPGRQGEDGQHGMLGPQGPPGLKGEPGNAGDQGRSGLDGLPGMKGEKGDTGDTGPQGDTGLPGEKAVLDSYDIGLGHVFQGPPGPPGPPGGQGPKGESGSHGAPGADGDRGAKGERGDDGMPGVAGEKGERGLTGLTGLVGADSKKGARGDSRFEDNLAQIISIAGPPGPPGPPGLQGFMGHHGMPGPKGEPADIVSGEKGDAGDRGPPGLRGIQGLPGSTGMVGLPGTIGRKGEQGLPGLDGFPGLMGEKGDRGDRGDKGDRGMLGKKGLKGQKGEEGPPGLDQPCPVGRDGLPIPGCSHK, from the exons GGTCCACCTGGTCGAGATGGAAGTGATGGATTAGAG GGACAAATGGGTCCTCCTGGACGACAG GGTGAGGATGGACAGCATGGCATGCTTGGACCCCAGGGGCCTCCAGGGCTAAAG GGGGAACCGGGGAATGCTGGCGACCAGGGCAGGAGTGGCCTTGATGGACTACCAGGGATGAAG ggggagaagggggacacAGGAGACACAGGGCCTCAGGGGGACACG GGCTTACCCGGAGAGAAGGCTGTTCTTGACTCCTATGACATCGGCCTTGGCCATGTCTTTCAG GGCCCCCCAGGGCCACCAGGGCCACCAGGAGGACAAGGGCCAAAG GGAGAATCAGGCTCACATGGTGCACCTGGAGCTGATGGGGATAGG GGAGCcaaaggggagagaggtgatgaCGGGATGCCTGGAGTGGcaggggaaaagggagagagaggtctgacGGGCCTAACTGGGCTTGTG GGAGCTGACAGCAAAAAAGGAGCGAGAGGAGATTCAAGGTTTGAGGACAATCTG GCCCAGATCATCTCTATCGCAGGCCCTCCAGGGCCCCCCGGACCTCCTGGACTCCAAGGATTCATG GGACATCATGGAATGCCTGGCCCCAAG GGGGAACCAGCCGACATAGTGAGCGGAGAAAAGGGGGATGCAGGTGACAGAGGACCTCCTGGGTTAAGG GGTATTCAGGGTCTTCCAGGTTCTACAGGAATGGTTGGTCTCCCTGGCACCATAGGGAGAAAG GGAGAGCAAGGATTGCCGGGATTGGAT GGTTTCCCCGGGCTGATGGGAGAAAAGGGGGACAGAGGGGACCGAGGAGATAAG GGTGACAGGGGGATGCTGGGAAAGAAGGGACTGAAGGGACAGAAGGGCGAGGAGGGCCCCCCTGGACTGGACCAGCCCTGTCCTGTG GGTCGGGATGGATTGCCCATACCAGGGTGTTCGCATAAG TGA